Proteins from a genomic interval of Panthera uncia isolate 11264 chromosome C1 unlocalized genomic scaffold, Puncia_PCG_1.0 HiC_scaffold_4, whole genome shotgun sequence:
- the LOC125913691 gene encoding uncharacterized protein LOC125913691 → MRAPPALHPTRCRCRAPRAPLPGRSPAPPPHCPPESSCGPRASLCVPPPPPPRNSSRAAAGSPGQLIPPHSPPSAPAPSPPRPRGRSLTLGWFTLPPLWSSSPPVPESLSLPGCLAASQPNPVLEWPIPRPAPLCPLPLNLHSFPAPGASAPASGERPASPHPRWASGSECRRDQKEAPSSPRGGEIDEGNYTSADGAEMGEAQGTLGGRTEREHVPEA, encoded by the exons atgCGCGCTCCCCCCGCCCTGCACCCCACCCGCTGCCGCTGCCGTGCTCCCCGCGCGCCCCTGCCCGGCCGCAGCCCGGCGCCCCCTCCGCACTGCCCCCCCGAGTCCTCTTGCGGCCCCCGggcctctctctgtgttcctccccccccacccccccgcaacTCCTCCCGTGCGGCCGCCGGGTCCCCGGGCCAACTCATACCCCCACATTCCCCGCCCAGTGCTCCCGCGCCCTCTCCGCCCCGGCCCCGCGGCCGCTCGCTGACCCTGGGCTGGTTCACGCTCCCGCCCCTTTGGAGCTCCTCACCGCCGGTCCCCGAGTCGctgtccctccctggctgccTGGCTGCCTCTCAGCCGAACCCGGTTCTTGAATGGCCCATTCCCCGGCCTGCCCCCCTTTGCCCGCTTCCCCTAAACCTACATTCTTTCCCTGCTCCTGGGGCTTCTGCTCCCGCTTCCGGAGAGCGCCCAGCCAGTCCACATCCCCGCTGGGCTTCTGGCTCCGAATGTAGGAGGGACCAGAAGGAGGCCCCATCTTCCCCACGGG GTGGGGAGATAGACGAGGGCAATTATACTTCAGCCGATGGTGCGGAGATGGGGGAGGCACAGGGCACCCTGGGAGGGCGCACAGAACGGGAACATGTCCCAGAAGCTTGA